In the Cryptococcus neoformans var. neoformans JEC21 chromosome 1, complete sequence genome, one interval contains:
- a CDS encoding membrane transport protein, putative: MSSPNTITTSTTLPPSPVSSRIGTISITDSNDDHDHITRIPTSTSHRTADYGHPLQRTMTTASRRAPPDLAFPYLTTDMSRGGITQEYRIETREGFIPANDAEYGLQPMRSRATTIHGDRFVLHDKEKGGMGEKKLVTFQEGDPQNPRNWSKSRRWIITGIVSCAVIQVALSSAIVTGDFPDQEEYFGVSSEVIALTVSLTVCGFGTGPLLWSPLSELLGRRWLWAIPTAIYIIFNIPCALAPNIGCLLASRFLCGFFGSAPLTLAGGTIADVWGPEERGFAIAIFAAAPYTGPVIGPLIGGFIGKYAGWRWIYWVNMISAGVVWLASLIIPETFAPAILKKRAKQMRYDSQDDSYVTEQEIFRKPLNEIVIETLIRPFEMLATEPVLLCMSLYISLVYGLLYAFFFSFPVVFNEDYGWDDAKTGLTFIPVFIGVGLALCVTPWLEKKYVAKGDKAEPEDRLPGMLIGGPFVPISLFIFGWTSPPYVAPGGGSWVGPVSAGIPFGLGMVLVYFSANAYLIEAFPDYVASALAAKTVVRSAAGAAMPLFIPQMFHGLGNGGAASLLAGIAIIMACIPFAFAKWGKKIRARSKRAAL; encoded by the exons ATGTCTTCCCCCAACACGATTACTACCTCTACAACATTaccaccttctccagtcTCTTCTAGAATAGGGACCATCTCCATAACCGACAGCAACGATGATCATGACCACATTACACGAATCCCTACCAGTACTAGTCATCGAACAGCCGATTATGgccatcctcttcagcgAACCATGACAACTGCTAGCCGTCGAGCTCCTCcggatcttgccttcccaTATCTTACCACCGATATGTCTCGAGGTGGCATTACTCAAGAATATCGGATCGAAACACGGGAAGGCTTCATTCCGGCAAATGATGCCGAATACGGACTTCAGCCTATGCGTTCCCGAGCTACGACTATACATGGGGACCGATTTGTTCTCCACGATAAGGAGAAGGGCGGAAtgggcgagaagaagctaGTTACCTTTCAAGAAGGTGATCCTCAGAACCCTAGGAACTGGAGCAAGTCACGCCGATGGA TTATTACTGGCATCGTCTCCTGCGCTGTTATTCAAGTGgccctctcttctgctATCGTTACTGGTGACTTCCCCGATCAAGAAGAGTACTTTGGCGTCTCCTCAGAAGTAATTGCCCTCACCGTGTCGTTAACTGTCTGCGGCTTCGG GACCGGTCCCTTATTATGGTCACCACTTTCGGAACTGCTCGGTCGACGATGGCTTTGGGCTATACCGACTGCCAtctacatcatcttcaacatTCCATGTGCTCTTGCTCCCAATATTGGATGCCTTCTTGCTTCTCGATTTCTCTGTGGATTCTTTGGCTCTGCACCTCTTACCCTAGCTGGTGGTACTATTGCAGATGTCTGGGGTCCTGAAGAGCGAG GCTTTGCCATCGCTATCTTCGCGGCTGCTCCTTATACAGGACCCGTGATTGGACCTTTGATTGGGGGTTTTATCGGAAAATACGCTGGTTGGAGGTGGATTTATTGGGTTAACATGATTTCTGCCGGCGTGGT CTGGCTTGCCTCCCTCATCATTCCCGAGACTTTCGCCCCTGCTATATTGAAGAAACGCGCTAAGCAAATGCGTTACGATTCTCAAGATGATTCTTATGTTACCGAACAAGAAATTTTCCGAAAGCCCTTGAACGAGATCGTTATCGAGACCCTTATCCGACCTTTTG AAATGCTTGCAACGGAGCCCGTTTTACTTTGCATGTCTCTCTATATCTCCCTTGTCTACGGTCTTCTTTAcgccttctttttctccttccctgtCGTTTTCAACGAGGATTACGGATGGGATGACGCCAAGACCGGTCTTACTTTCATCCCTGTATTTATTGGTGTTGGCCTTGCCTTGTGTGTGACCCCATGGCTGGAGAAAAAATACGTTGCCAAAGGCGACAAAGCTGAGCCTGAAGATCGTCTTCCTGGTATGCTCATCGGTGGCCCGTTTGTCCCGATCTCTCTCTTTATCTTCGGCTGGACTTCCCCTCCATATGTCGCTCCCGGCGGTGGTTCGTGGGTTGGTCCTGTGAGCGCCGGTATTCCTTTTGGTCTCGGAATG GTCTTGGTTTACTTTAGTGCCAACGCATATTTGATTGAAGCCTTTCCCGATTATGTTGCTAGTGCACTTGCTGCCAAGACTGTCGTCCGATCTGCTGCAGGTGCTGCCATGCCTCTTTTCATTC CTCAAATGTTTCACGGTCTTGGTAACGGGGGGGCAGCTTCTCTTTTAGCCGGTATCGCCATCATTATGGCTTGTATCCCATTCGCATTTGCCAAATGGGGTAAAAAGATCCGGGCAAGGTCGAAAAGGGCTGCTCTCTAA
- a CDS encoding carnitine acetyltransferase, putative, whose amino-acid sequence MPIRSSVFAQRALSQLKMPIATSKRTITNKPLYASQSTIPHLPVPPLSSTLHKYLETLSPLLSQSDFSQSASVVKAFAGSDQAKVLQQRLKNRAQEKDSWLSEWWNEAAYMGYRGRIIPNVSYFYLHKRGLGKGKSQEDRAAELVRATVEFKKLVDSELLEPEKIKGQPLCMASYRYLFNSARQPNSPSDFAKAYGPGNHHIVVLRNNRYFKVDTHGRGAKDLAETFKKIKIIADRQPGPNIGVLTADDRDVWTSARNHLFSLSPTNKSTVEAIDSAILLICLDAYPAPTTDDSRAWSYWAGGHANGKDGRGFNRWFDKHEIIVDSEGESGFNGEHSMLDGTPTLRLNEFMLASIDSQRIPLELDSSEMSRCSTMEPEELKFELDDKLKQIIEQSKRGFEEEMEKQDLKMVTFREYGKNLIKTYRVSPDAWAQLIFQLAFYRLFQRLPATYESCQTRKFLLGRTEVIRSASNEGKAWVEAMVNENFPEGDEGREKLFRKAVERHVQYAVWAADAQGVDRHLFGLKKLIAPGEPIPEIFSDPAFARSSHWELSTSNLGSRYLDGWGYGEVVEDGFGLSYSIEDDALRWGITKKKGPSGAGASAAELGQALESAAREVASMMERAKTVKTNA is encoded by the exons ATGCCTATCAGATCGAGCGTCTTTGCCCAGCGAGCCCTCTCTCAGCTCAAAATGCCTATCGCTACCTCCAAACGGACTATTACCAACAAGCCTCTCTACGCATCCCAGTCCACTATCCCTCACCTCCCTGTACCACCCCTTTCATCTACTCTTCACAAATATCTCGAGACCCTTTCTCCACTTCTTTCTCAGTCCGACTTCTCTCAATCCGCCTCTGTGGTCAAGGCTTTTGCTGGGTCAGATCAGGCAAAAGTCCTCCAGCAACGGCTCAAAAACCGAGCCCAAGAGAAGGACTCTTGGCTGAGTGAGTGGTGGAATGAGGCGGCCTACATGGGCTACAGGGGTCGAATCATCCCCAACGTCAGCTACTTCTATCTTCATAAGAGGGGACTGGGCAAGGGCAAGTCCCAAGAGGATAGAGCAGCCGAGCTGGTCAGGGCAACGGTTGAGTTCAAGAAGCTCGTTGATTCAGAGCTTTTAGAACCTGAAAAGATCAAAGGCCAACCTCTCTGTATGGCATCTTACAGGTACCTTTTCAATTCCGCTCGACAACCCAACAGCCCTTCTGATTTTGCCAAAGCATACGGCCCTGGCAACCATCATATTGTCGTCTTGAGAAATAATCGGTACTTCAAAGTTGACACCCACGGACGAGGTGCAAAAGATTTAGCCGAAACTTTCAAGAAAATCAAGATTATTGCCGACAGGCAACCGGGCCCGAACATAGGTGTTTTGACCGCCGACGATCGCGATGTATGGACCTCCGCTAGGAAtcaccttttctctctttcccccacCAACAAATCCACTGTCGAGGCAATTGACTCTGCAATCCTCTTGATCTGCCTCGACGCATACCCTGCTCCAACAACAGACGACTCTCGTGCTTGGTCATACTGGGCTGGCGGTCATGCtaatggaaaggatggcAGAGGTTTCAACAGGTGGTTCGACAAGCATGAAATCATTGTTGATAGTGAGGGGGAAAGCGGTTTTAACGGTGAAC ACTCGATGCTTGACGGGACACCTACTCTTCGTCTCAACGAATTCATGCTCGCCTCCATTGATTCGCAAAGGATCCCACTTGAGCTCGACTCTTCCGAAATGAGCCGCTGTTCTACGATGGAGCCAGAGGAGCTCAAATTTGAGCTAGATGACAAGCTTAAACAAATAATTGAGCAATCAAAGCGGGGCttcgaggaggagatggaaaagcAGGATCTGAAG ATGGTCACATTCAGGGAATACGGGAAAAATCTCATAAAGACCTATCGTGTTTCTCCTGACGCTTGGGCACAACTCATATTCCAGCTTGCATTTTaccgcctcttccagcgTCTGCCTGCTACCTACGAATCTTGCCAGACAAGGAAATTCCTTCTAGGTCGAACTGAAGTGATTCGATCTGCATCAAACGAAGGCAAAGCGTGGGTTGAGGCCATGGTCAACGAAAACTTTcctgaaggagatgagggcaGGGAAAAGTTGTTCAGAAAGGCTGTTGAGAGACACGTCCAGTATGCTGTCTGGGCAGCGGATGCCCAGGGCGTCGACCGTCATCTCTTtggtttgaagaagctcaTCGCCCCTGGCGAACCAATACCCGAAATCTTCTCCGACCCTGCTTTTGCCCGTTCCTCCCATTGGGAGTTGTCCACCTCTAATCTCGGCTCACGTTATCTTGACGGGTGGGGCTATGGTGAAGTCGTAGAAGACGGTTTTGGGTTAAGTTACAGCATTGAGGATGACGCGTTGAGGTGGGGTATtaccaagaagaagggaccGAGCGGTGCTGGTGCGAGTGCGGCCGAATTGGGCCAGGCTTTGGAGTCTGCAGCGAGGGAAGTGGCGTCGATGATGGAAAGGGCGAAGACCGTGAAAACCAATGCATAA
- a CDS encoding expressed protein, with protein MPVPWEALIPCGLLVAMFGITGNLFSAAKFMTNDMKPPRYALDTWENMMMERDRRLTGSLRGQSTDPIAPKEFATNSVWETERVH; from the exons ATGCCTGTTCCTTGGGAA GCTCTGATTCCGTGTG GTCTCCTCGTGGCCATGTTCGGTATCACTGGTaatctcttctccgctgCGAAATTCATGACCAACGACATGAAG CCCCCAAGGTACGCCCTCGACACCTGGGAAaatatgatgatggagagggaTAGGAGACTAACAGGATCTCTACGGGGGCAGTCT ACTGATCCGATTGCGCCAAAAGAGTTTGCGACAAACTCTGTGTGGGAGACTGAACGGGTGCACTAG
- a CDS encoding expressed protein, with product MPPSNFRFKVRATKEALNVPCAPELTSLLSCFATTGDLRHTTSCADSAKALHTCMAQGKGKGGKSGSSINYLLGKIRR from the exons ATGCCTCCCTCCAATTTTCGTTTCAAGGTTCGCGCTACAAAAG AGGCTCTCAATGTCCCCTGCGCTCCGGAATTAACCAGTCTTCTCTCATGCTTTGCTACCACTGGCGACCTCAGACATACTACCTCTTGCGCAGACAGTGCAAAAGCTTTGCACACTTGTATGGCGCaaggaaagggcaagggagGAAAAAGTGGAAGCTCG ATCAACTATCTTTTGGGCAAGATCAGAAGATAG